In Dioscorea cayenensis subsp. rotundata cultivar TDr96_F1 chromosome 11, TDr96_F1_v2_PseudoChromosome.rev07_lg8_w22 25.fasta, whole genome shotgun sequence, a single genomic region encodes these proteins:
- the LOC120272539 gene encoding E3 ubiquitin-protein ligase ATL4-like, with protein MLTSQDPASSSSPITPPPSAGAGSYNPSLLIIAAILIFVIAASAFIHLLLRLFSRFPSPPIPNPNPNPNPNPNSQSSSGFISTTDHDAKALIASLPISTAAAARLSGDCAVCLSHLRPQDRLRILPTCRHAFHLSCIDAWLRSSPSCPLCRSPITTSGLEIPTPPIPSPLPRSFSIGSEEEDIESVAARVRRDLENAVKEETPPPLESTGGRGGWLKDYVDRLASSASSSFSSMRRGSHRSGAGGEREGLDLELEDGSIYTATLYRWLAGL; from the coding sequence ATGCTTACCTCTCAAGATCCtgcttcctcttcctctccgATCACTCCTCCGCCGTCTGCCGGCGCCGGATCCTACAACCCGAGTCTCCTCATCATCGCCGCCATCCTCATCTTCGTCATCGCCGCCTCCGCCTTCATCCACCTTCTCCTCCGCCTCTTCTCCCGCTTCCCCTCTCCACCCatcccaaaccctaaccctaaccctaaccctaaccctaattctcaATCCAGCTCCGGTTTCATCTCAACAACCGATCACGATGCGAAGGCTTTGATTGCATCCCTCCCGATCTCCACCGCCGCCGCCGCACGTCTCTCCGGCGACTGCGCGGTGTGCCTCTCCCACCTCCGTCCTCAGGATCGGCTCCGCATCCTCCCCACCTGCCGCCACGCCTTCCACCTCTCCTGCATCGACGCCTGGCTCCGATCCTCCCCTTCCTGCCCTCTCTGCCGTTCTCCGATCACCACCTCCGGCCTCGAGATCCCAACTCCACCAATCCCTTCTCCACTCCCCAGATCCTTCTCGATCGGATCCGAAGAAGAGGACATTGAATCCGTGGCCGCGAGAGTGAGACGAGACCTCGAGAATGCCGTGAAGGAGGAGACGCCGCCACCGCTAGAATCCACCGGAGGGAGGGGAGGATGGCTCAAGGACTACGTCGATCGTCTCGCCTCATCGGCATCTTCATCTTTCTCCTCGATGCGGCGGGGGAGTCACCGGAGCGGTGCCGGTGGTGAGCGCGAGGGTTTGGATCTCGAACTCGAAGACGGAAGCATCTACACTGCTACGCTATACCGATGGCTTGCAGGGTTATAA